A genome region from Rhizobium sp. NXC14 includes the following:
- a CDS encoding DUF1778 domain-containing protein, producing the protein MPTSHPSKSPDASVSLNMRIKPATRNLIDRAAELLGKTRTDFMLEASERRAEEVLLDRTIFTVSPEIYAEYLARLDAPTQPNERLARTMSTKAPWDEA; encoded by the coding sequence ATGCCGACCTCACACCCGAGCAAAAGCCCGGACGCAAGCGTGTCGCTGAATATGCGCATCAAGCCTGCGACCCGCAATCTGATTGATCGAGCCGCTGAGTTGCTTGGTAAGACGCGAACGGATTTCATGTTGGAAGCTTCCGAGCGCCGAGCCGAGGAAGTGCTGCTCGACCGCACTATCTTCACGGTAAGCCCCGAAATCTATGCTGAATACCTTGCCCGGCTCGATGCACCCACGCAGCCCAATGAGCGTTTAGCACGCACCATGTCGACCAAAGCACCGTGGGATGAGGCGTGA
- a CDS encoding glycoside hydrolase family 3 C-terminal domain-containing protein: MGSLSTIIKRHHTLLCHSHGQPCKDGNADFEAIKETAKQVPTIVSIYLARPAILTGIREHAAAILANFGASDAALFDAIEGKKKAEGRLPFELPSSMDEVRAQRSDVPHDSRNPLYPIGYNTGYWPFGLILRHPDLLREVRIDGPVGVVSHGRRKG; encoded by the coding sequence ATAGGTTCTTTATCAACTATTATCAAGAGACATCATACCCTCTTATGCCACTCCCATGGCCAGCCGTGCAAGGATGGCAATGCTGACTTCGAGGCGATCAAGGAAACGGCGAAGCAAGTTCCGACGATTGTCTCCATCTATCTGGCGCGTCCGGCGATCCTCACAGGAATTCGCGAGCACGCTGCTGCCATCCTCGCTAATTTCGGCGCAAGCGACGCAGCTCTGTTCGACGCAATTGAGGGCAAGAAGAAAGCTGAAGGTAGGCTGCCTTTCGAACTCCCTTCATCGATGGACGAGGTGCGCGCGCAGAGATCGGACGTGCCGCACGACAGCCGTAATCCGCTTTACCCGATCGGGTACAATACGGGATACTGGCCCTTTGGTCTTATTCTTCGACATCCAGATCTCCTTCGCGAGGTGCGGATAGACGGGCCAGTCGGCGTCGTGTCTCACGGGCGGCGAAAAGGATGA
- a CDS encoding GNAT family N-acetyltransferase: MTLSAPAPLTDHHELAEFNSGVVELDDWLRRRARSNQASGPSRTFAVCEESRVVAYYGLASGAVRQPEAPGRFRRNMPDPIPVAVLGRLAIDQSYQGRGIGRALVRDAGLRLLNAAEVLGIRGMLVHAISDDARAFYEAVGFLPSPSDPMMLMVGLHDLNNALNS, encoded by the coding sequence GTGACCCTCAGCGCACCGGCCCCCCTGACCGATCATCATGAGTTGGCCGAGTTCAATTCCGGAGTCGTTGAACTGGACGACTGGCTGCGACGTCGCGCCCGTTCTAATCAAGCGAGCGGCCCATCGCGGACCTTCGCCGTGTGCGAGGAGAGCCGCGTCGTCGCCTACTACGGGCTCGCTTCCGGCGCGGTCAGGCAGCCGGAAGCGCCTGGCCGTTTTCGGCGCAATATGCCTGATCCAATTCCGGTCGCCGTGCTTGGTCGCCTCGCCATTGATCAATCCTACCAAGGGCGCGGTATTGGCAGGGCATTGGTGCGCGACGCGGGCCTGCGCCTGCTCAATGCCGCTGAAGTACTTGGCATTCGAGGTATGCTCGTTCATGCGATTTCCGATGACGCACGGGCCTTCTATGAGGCCGTCGGCTTCCTGCCTTCTCCTTCCGACCCCATGATGCTGATGGTCGGATTGCATGACCTCAATAACGCGCTGAACTCTTAG
- a CDS encoding DUF3734 domain-containing protein has product MIGRTTDLLFASQSRHALADIRRRFADRDHPNLSMIHLVYRQQDEEVGLKAFDYSRRSINSRWASGYADGLALSKALHDMPARRTNADILVLGDEGLSLSKF; this is encoded by the coding sequence ATGATCGGTCGCACAACCGACCTGTTATTCGCCAGCCAGAGCAGGCATGCCCTTGCGGACATCCGGCGCCGGTTTGCCGATCGCGACCACCCAAACCTGTCGATGATCCATCTCGTTTATCGACAACAAGACGAGGAGGTCGGGCTGAAGGCTTTTGATTATTCGCGTCGCTCGATCAATTCCCGCTGGGCGTCCGGCTACGCTGACGGCCTGGCACTGAGCAAGGCGCTGCACGACATGCCTGCCAGAAGAACCAACGCCGATATTTTGGTTTTGGGAGATGAGGGGCTTTCGCTTTCGAAATTTTAG
- a CDS encoding TA system VapC family ribonuclease toxin, whose amino-acid sequence MTFLVDVNVLIALIDPGHVAHDDAHEWFAAMGQTAWATCPITENGVIRIVGNPKYPNSPGSPSLVMEIFRKLRSLPGHSFWPDDVSLVWSGDIAPTKILTSRQVTDTYLLALAKVHGGQLATFDRKLSTAAVTRGNSALHLITTSRS is encoded by the coding sequence GTGACTTTCCTGGTCGACGTCAATGTGCTGATTGCGTTAATCGATCCGGGCCATGTTGCCCATGATGATGCGCACGAATGGTTCGCGGCGATGGGTCAGACCGCGTGGGCTACCTGCCCCATTACCGAAAATGGTGTCATCCGGATTGTCGGCAACCCCAAATATCCCAACTCTCCCGGTTCACCGTCACTCGTGATGGAGATCTTCCGCAAATTGCGGTCGCTCCCCGGTCACAGTTTTTGGCCGGACGATGTGAGCCTTGTCTGGTCAGGTGATATCGCTCCCACGAAAATTCTAACATCGCGACAGGTAACTGACACCTACCTGCTTGCCCTAGCCAAGGTGCATGGGGGGCAGCTGGCGACATTCGATCGCAAGCTGTCGACAGCAGCGGTTACAAGGGGCAATTCTGCCTTGCACCTGATCACCACGAGTAGATCGTGA
- a CDS encoding type II toxin-antitoxin system RelB/DinJ family antitoxin, translating to MAANALVQTRIDAEVRDRASAVLENMGLTVSDAVRILLTRTANEGALPLELFSGSEAHDAWFRTKVLEALNDTRPDVSDDEVEAHFAERRATARVKAGAVKS from the coding sequence ATGGCTGCAAACGCACTTGTCCAAACACGTATCGATGCTGAAGTTCGGGATCGTGCTTCCGCCGTCCTTGAGAACATGGGCCTGACGGTATCGGACGCGGTCCGCATCCTACTCACCCGGACTGCCAATGAAGGTGCGCTGCCTCTTGAACTTTTTTCGGGAAGCGAGGCTCACGATGCTTGGTTTCGCACGAAGGTGCTCGAAGCACTGAACGACACTCGGCCGGACGTGTCTGATGATGAAGTCGAGGCGCACTTCGCGGAGCGCCGGGCAACAGCGCGCGTCAAAGCAGGTGCCGTTAAGTCGTGA
- a CDS encoding nuclear transport factor 2 family protein has product MTLELPSPIAAYVAANARLDVDGMLAPFAAEAVLHDNGAVLRGTAEIRSLLEEAVVGAKAIFTPDTIRHENGQVVVEGPGHGHFKGSPIRFTYRFTLENDAIRALEITA; this is encoded by the coding sequence GTGACGCTCGAACTACCATCTCCAATCGCCGCATATGTGGCCGCGAACGCCCGCCTCGACGTTGACGGCATGCTGGCGCCCTTCGCAGCCGAGGCCGTTCTCCACGATAACGGCGCCGTTCTTCGAGGGACTGCTGAAATCAGGTCGTTGCTTGAAGAGGCGGTGGTCGGCGCGAAGGCGATTTTCACGCCTGACACCATCCGGCACGAAAACGGCCAGGTCGTCGTAGAAGGCCCCGGCCATGGCCACTTCAAGGGCAGCCCGATCCGCTTCACCTACCGCTTCACCCTCGAAAACGATGCCATCAGGGCCCTGGAGATCACGGCATGA
- a CDS encoding type II toxin-antitoxin system RelE/ParE family toxin, translating to MMLEFSSEAENDLEQIADYIAENNPLRALSFIRELRSKCVDLVDSPNSFALIPRYEHHGIHRRVHGNYLIFYRVETAKVVIIHILHGATDYGAIFFGE from the coding sequence ATGATGCTTGAGTTCTCAAGCGAGGCGGAAAACGACCTTGAGCAAATCGCCGATTATATCGCTGAGAACAATCCGCTGCGCGCCCTGTCATTTATCCGGGAGCTGCGGAGCAAATGTGTGGATCTCGTCGATAGTCCGAACAGCTTCGCCCTCATCCCTCGCTACGAGCACCATGGTATTCATCGTCGTGTTCATGGCAACTACCTGATCTTCTACCGCGTCGAAACCGCGAAGGTAGTCATCATCCATATCTTGCATGGCGCCACCGACTATGGCGCCATCTTCTTTGGCGAATGA
- a CDS encoding LysR family transcriptional regulator translates to MVQSSLTELDAVLMVARRGKFRAAALELGVSTTALSNAVGKLEHTLGVRLFNRTTRSVSLTEAGQRFVAQVAPAVQDIHEAMEVARSQQAMPSGTLRINAFPTAAREIFTSLVIPFLRAHPQVHIDIVTEGRLVDIVAGGFDLGVRSSDLVPADMIALPLGGGRRNVVVGTPSYLKAHGTPLIPQDLAGHSCLRVRLPDGAIYRWPFEKEGQSVHIDVEGVITLDEASLARTAALASVGLTLAMESDVRDDIEAGRLVRVLEDWTPTHSPLSLYYPSRRNPTAAFKAFVDFARRQSGASNTLTPSTGPEAPAMDI, encoded by the coding sequence ATCGTGCAAAGTAGCCTGACGGAGTTAGACGCAGTTCTCATGGTCGCCCGCCGAGGCAAGTTTCGCGCGGCTGCGCTTGAGCTCGGGGTTTCAACGACCGCACTCAGCAATGCGGTTGGAAAACTGGAGCACACGCTCGGCGTACGGCTCTTCAACCGGACGACGCGAAGTGTCTCCTTGACTGAGGCAGGCCAGCGGTTCGTCGCGCAGGTCGCTCCGGCCGTGCAGGACATTCATGAGGCGATGGAAGTTGCGCGCTCTCAGCAGGCGATGCCGTCGGGCACGCTGCGCATCAACGCATTTCCAACAGCGGCGCGAGAGATCTTCACTTCTCTCGTCATACCATTCCTGCGCGCGCACCCTCAGGTCCACATCGACATCGTCACGGAGGGCCGCCTGGTGGACATTGTCGCGGGCGGCTTCGACCTCGGCGTCCGTAGCTCAGACCTCGTGCCTGCGGACATGATCGCACTCCCGTTGGGGGGCGGGCGGCGCAATGTTGTGGTGGGAACACCGAGCTATTTGAAAGCGCACGGGACGCCCCTGATCCCGCAGGACCTCGCCGGCCATTCCTGTCTCCGCGTCCGGCTTCCTGATGGTGCAATCTACCGCTGGCCGTTCGAGAAGGAGGGACAATCGGTCCACATTGACGTCGAAGGCGTGATCACTCTTGACGAAGCGAGCCTCGCACGCACCGCGGCCCTTGCATCCGTCGGCCTTACTTTGGCGATGGAATCCGACGTCCGCGACGACATCGAGGCAGGCCGCCTTGTGCGCGTGCTTGAAGATTGGACGCCCACGCACTCTCCCTTGAGCCTTTACTATCCGAGCCGCCGCAACCCGACCGCCGCGTTCAAGGCCTTTGTCGATTTTGCGCGACGGCAAAGCGGAGCCAGCAACACACTGACACCCTCCACAGGTCCGGAAGCGCCAGCAATGGACATTTGA
- a CDS encoding DUF2243 domain-containing protein: MVDEAAAVRGSGGDKNLRWGGIALGFGLGGFFDGILLHQILQWHHLLSGRDQEGRDIRFLILTDGLFHALMYVIAAAGLWLLWRARSSLVAAVVGDRLIGNALLGFGGWHIIDAFLSHWILGLHRIRMDVANPLLWDVMWLSVFGVIPFLAGIALRRKPPKRNLLLTSPLALVSAVLISGTIDAMPAPGNGPVLVMFRPDVAPAEAMAAIATLKATLLWTDPSEQVWAVELPPGAHPSSFYQQGSLFVSKSIVPAGCFDRIKL, translated from the coding sequence ATGGTTGATGAAGCGGCGGCCGTGAGAGGGTCAGGCGGTGACAAAAATCTAAGGTGGGGCGGAATTGCGCTCGGCTTTGGTCTTGGCGGCTTCTTCGACGGCATCCTGCTGCATCAGATCCTGCAATGGCACCACCTTCTGAGCGGCCGGGATCAGGAGGGCCGTGACATCCGGTTCCTGATCCTGACGGATGGCCTGTTCCACGCGTTGATGTATGTCATTGCGGCAGCCGGGCTGTGGCTCCTCTGGCGCGCCCGGTCGTCGCTCGTGGCAGCCGTGGTAGGAGATAGGCTAATCGGCAACGCGCTCCTTGGGTTCGGGGGCTGGCACATTATCGATGCTTTTCTGTCTCATTGGATCTTGGGTCTTCACAGGATCCGCATGGACGTTGCCAACCCGCTGCTATGGGATGTGATGTGGCTATCTGTTTTCGGTGTTATACCCTTTCTGGCTGGCATAGCGCTGCGCCGCAAGCCACCAAAACGGAACCTGTTGCTGACTTCGCCGCTTGCACTTGTGAGTGCCGTTTTGATCAGCGGCACCATTGACGCAATGCCGGCGCCTGGCAATGGACCAGTGCTGGTGATGTTTCGGCCCGATGTCGCCCCGGCTGAAGCGATGGCGGCGATCGCAACGTTGAAAGCCACCTTGTTGTGGACAGACCCTTCCGAGCAAGTCTGGGCCGTTGAGCTCCCTCCAGGTGCTCATCCCAGCTCCTTCTACCAGCAGGGCTCTTTGTTCGTGAGCAAATCGATCGTTCCGGCCGGCTGCTTCGATCGGATCAAGCTCTGA
- a CDS encoding DUF982 domain-containing protein produces MNANFNRPVYLKERDSLVREIISLADAIDFLEDWPERERDITHEATLKTCYMAHDGHKPLEVARDAIRAFGNKKGILMKQPAIQPWMIKTPAGGGRVSA; encoded by the coding sequence ATGAATGCGAATTTCAATCGTCCCGTATATCTTAAGGAGCGGGACAGCCTGGTTCGGGAGATAATCTCCCTGGCAGATGCGATTGACTTCCTTGAAGATTGGCCCGAGCGCGAGCGGGACATTACCCACGAAGCGACCCTTAAGACCTGCTACATGGCCCACGATGGACATAAGCCACTCGAGGTAGCTCGCGACGCCATTCGCGCGTTCGGGAATAAGAAGGGCATCTTGATGAAGCAGCCGGCAATCCAGCCGTGGATGATCAAGACCCCTGCCGGAGGCGGGCGCGTTTCCGCCTGA
- a CDS encoding type II toxin-antitoxin system ParD family antitoxin — translation MISAELGKQLESYIQQLVDTGRYGSKSEVLREGVRLIQDRETRLAALDASIMRGIADADAGRTKPASDVFDRLDAKYRAMADNAEKSG, via the coding sequence ATGATCAGCGCCGAACTAGGAAAACAGCTCGAAAGCTATATCCAGCAACTCGTCGATACTGGGCGCTATGGCTCGAAAAGCGAAGTCCTGCGTGAAGGCGTGCGACTAATCCAGGACCGCGAGACCCGGCTCGCCGCGCTGGACGCCTCCATCATGCGCGGCATTGCCGATGCGGACGCCGGTCGAACGAAGCCGGCGAGCGATGTTTTCGACCGTCTCGACGCCAAATACCGTGCGATGGCTGACAATGCCGAAAAATCGGGATGA
- a CDS encoding CopG family transcriptional regulator produces MRTTLAIDDDVLIAAKAMATQQHRSVGEVISELARRSLRRPPSSGERNGIPLLSTRPEAPPVTLEIVNALRDELP; encoded by the coding sequence ATGAGAACGACCTTAGCGATTGACGACGATGTCCTGATCGCCGCAAAAGCGATGGCAACCCAGCAGCACCGGAGCGTCGGCGAAGTCATTTCTGAGCTGGCGAGACGCTCTCTGCGCCGCCCCCCCAGCAGTGGCGAGCGCAACGGCATTCCTCTACTTTCAACTCGGCCGGAGGCGCCGCCAGTGACACTCGAAATCGTGAACGCCTTGCGTGACGAGCTGCCGTGA
- a CDS encoding DUF982 domain-containing protein, with the protein MSSDLWDKPIELMIDSDHFRSVGSSRDAMAYLMTSWPTKGGKSFSAARRACLGAIDGKVDSATAKVAFIRAAREAGILRP; encoded by the coding sequence ATGAGCAGTGATCTGTGGGACAAGCCAATCGAGTTGATGATCGATTCCGATCATTTCCGGAGCGTCGGCAGCAGTCGTGATGCCATGGCGTACCTGATGACCTCTTGGCCCACGAAAGGCGGTAAGTCCTTTTCCGCTGCTCGGCGAGCCTGTCTCGGTGCGATCGACGGGAAGGTCGACAGCGCGACCGCTAAGGTCGCCTTCATTCGCGCGGCCCGGGAAGCCGGCATCCTCAGACCTTGA